A region of Pueribacillus theae DNA encodes the following proteins:
- a CDS encoding disulfide bond formation protein DsbD has translation MNKKVFNIIGWLLLLGMASLWIGFGYSSWYLLLLPSAYIFFSIYDGSMNKKLIMMKKLSMRQVILIIFAFISSVAIVFGLIQLANYLINHMLQLQGWIKTLSQFIAVIISLYPVKFTFGNVVYRVSADNKKY, from the coding sequence GTGAACAAAAAAGTATTCAACATAATCGGGTGGCTTTTGCTTTTAGGAATGGCTTCTTTGTGGATTGGATTTGGTTATTCAAGTTGGTACTTATTATTGCTTCCGTCTGCGTACATCTTTTTTTCAATTTACGACGGCAGCATGAATAAGAAATTGATAATGATGAAAAAACTCTCAATGCGACAAGTGATTTTGATTATATTTGCTTTTATTTCATCGGTGGCTATTGTATTTGGACTTATTCAATTGGCCAATTACCTAATTAACCATATGTTACAACTTCAAGGATGGATTAAAACATTAAGCCAGTTTATTGCTGTCATTATTTCGTTATACCCTGTTAAATTTACATTTGGCAATGTCGTTTATAGAGTAAGCGCTGATAATAAAAAATATTAG
- a CDS encoding inner-membrane translocator encodes MDVLILLLFILVIILLNIAFFILFKKRDLNLMVSGIVMMALAPVLGFLSGALFLYFYDWSSGGTGEGAGYGGAFIGLITLVNGALILLIGIIRWIITISAKKD; translated from the coding sequence ATGGACGTTTTAATTTTACTATTATTTATCTTGGTAATAATATTGCTTAATATTGCTTTCTTTATATTGTTTAAAAAAAGAGATTTAAATCTTATGGTTTCAGGGATCGTTATGATGGCACTTGCTCCGGTTCTTGGTTTTTTAAGTGGTGCATTGTTTCTTTATTTTTATGATTGGAGTTCAGGGGGAACGGGAGAGGGTGCTGGCTATGGTGGAGCATTTATAGGACTAATAACATTGGTTAATGGAGCCCTTATATTATTGATTGGAATTATTAGGTGGATTATAACAATAAGTGCAAAGAAAGATTGA
- a CDS encoding transglutaminase-like domain-containing protein, translating to MNMICESEKLADYLLELNEVNYSNPIIRDKAEELFNPFQTEIEKVKVAFEFVRDEISHSWDIQGKRVTCHASDVLAYKEGICYAKSHLFASLLRSQGIPTGFCYQRLMLFDTPEKGYCIHALNAVFFRTLNKWVRLDARGNKEGIDAQFSMDEEKLAFSIREEYDEKDYPIIYVKPHPQTVDVLKGHTDVLEMYKNHLPESL from the coding sequence ATGAATATGATTTGTGAGTCTGAAAAACTAGCCGATTATTTACTGGAATTAAATGAAGTTAATTATTCTAATCCGATAATTAGAGATAAAGCGGAGGAACTTTTCAACCCCTTTCAAACGGAAATTGAAAAAGTAAAAGTAGCTTTTGAGTTTGTTCGAGATGAAATATCTCATTCTTGGGACATTCAAGGAAAACGCGTCACTTGCCATGCATCAGACGTATTAGCCTATAAAGAGGGCATTTGTTACGCAAAATCACATCTATTCGCTTCTCTATTACGGTCACAAGGAATTCCAACAGGTTTCTGTTATCAACGCTTGATGTTGTTTGATACGCCAGAAAAAGGGTATTGTATTCACGCTTTAAATGCCGTTTTCTTTAGAACACTTAATAAATGGGTAAGATTAGATGCTCGTGGGAATAAAGAAGGAATTGATGCCCAATTTTCGATGGATGAAGAGAAATTAGCTTTTTCCATTCGAGAGGAATATGATGAAAAGGACTATCCGATTATTTATGTAAAGCCCCATCCCCAAACGGTGGATGTGTTAAAGGGGCATACTGATGTATTAGAAATGTATAAAAATCATTTACCTGAGAGTTTATGA